The Pseudophaeobacter arcticus DSM 23566 genome includes a region encoding these proteins:
- a CDS encoding heavy metal translocating P-type ATPase: protein MPQDSCCSSAKLTLADPKPHDHAAEPAGCCGSGTLGPTLNAAQLTAGRSFRVNGLCCAEEVASLNRVLGSAVGGADHLGFDVLNGRMTLLASAVQIPDTQVLNLVAKTGMSAKPWDAKSAEADQVAHLSRQKHFTAASAVFWSGGLAWHLAHSGAGGLGQLFAGHGDLPVPMGELGLFLVAVALGVWLVLPKAWYALRNLSPDMNLLMVAAVAGAISLGEYFEAATVAFFFALSLTLESWSVGRARNAVSALLNLAPATARVIHDDGREVEMPAAEVQIGQHFVLRGGDRIPMDGQVIAGAGAVDQAPITGESALVAKEPGDEVYAGTLNGEGSLTVEATKLASDTVLAKITRMVGDAHARRAPVEQWVTRFARVYTPTVLGLAIALACLPPLLAGGDWSFWVYNALVLLVIACPCALVISTPVSIVAALAAAARAGVLIKGGAYIEAPGKLQAIALDKTGTLTEGRPEVAGLYPIGGISQTKLLQAAAALEARASHPLALAILAEATRQDLAFVAATDSRTVPGRGVEGRQGDQAIWLGSPRFATEKGFASTLPAAQMAEIEAEGATLVVVGDASGPMGLIALRDRLRAGARETIAALHDLGVKQVVMLTGDNAAAAGAVAQATGIDVVHAGLLPADKLAEVERLTERYDMVAMMGDGVNDAPAMARAHFAVAMGAVGSDAAIETADIALMSDDISRLPWLIAHSRRTMAVIHQNIGLSLVTKLGFALATAFGMASMWGAIAADVGVSLLVVGNALRLLKGKAV, encoded by the coding sequence ATGCCCCAGGATAGCTGCTGTAGTTCCGCCAAACTGACCCTTGCTGACCCCAAACCCCATGACCATGCCGCTGAACCCGCAGGCTGTTGCGGCAGTGGGACTTTGGGCCCGACCTTGAATGCGGCACAGCTCACGGCTGGACGCAGTTTTCGCGTCAATGGCCTGTGTTGCGCCGAAGAGGTGGCGTCTCTCAACCGCGTGCTTGGGTCGGCCGTGGGCGGTGCTGATCATCTCGGTTTTGACGTGCTGAACGGGCGCATGACCCTGCTGGCCTCAGCGGTGCAGATCCCGGATACCCAGGTGCTGAACCTGGTTGCCAAGACCGGCATGAGCGCCAAGCCCTGGGATGCCAAAAGCGCCGAGGCCGATCAGGTGGCCCATCTGAGCCGCCAAAAGCACTTTACCGCTGCCAGCGCGGTGTTCTGGAGTGGCGGTCTCGCCTGGCATCTGGCCCATTCCGGAGCCGGTGGCCTGGGGCAGTTGTTTGCCGGTCATGGCGATCTGCCGGTGCCTATGGGCGAGCTGGGTCTCTTTCTGGTCGCGGTGGCGCTGGGGGTCTGGCTGGTGCTGCCAAAGGCCTGGTATGCGCTGCGCAACCTCTCTCCTGACATGAACCTGCTGATGGTGGCGGCCGTTGCCGGTGCCATCAGCTTAGGCGAGTATTTCGAAGCCGCGACGGTGGCGTTTTTCTTTGCCCTGTCACTGACGCTGGAATCCTGGAGCGTCGGGCGGGCGCGCAATGCGGTCTCTGCCCTGCTTAATCTGGCGCCTGCGACGGCGCGGGTGATCCACGATGATGGCCGCGAGGTTGAAATGCCCGCCGCCGAGGTGCAGATCGGCCAGCACTTTGTTCTGCGTGGCGGCGATCGCATCCCGATGGACGGGCAGGTGATTGCAGGTGCTGGCGCGGTGGATCAGGCGCCGATCACCGGGGAAAGCGCGCTGGTTGCCAAAGAACCCGGCGATGAGGTCTACGCAGGAACCCTGAATGGCGAAGGCAGCCTGACGGTGGAAGCAACCAAACTGGCCAGTGATACGGTGCTGGCCAAGATTACCCGCATGGTGGGGGATGCACATGCCCGCCGCGCACCCGTCGAGCAATGGGTGACCAGGTTTGCCCGTGTTTATACGCCGACAGTTTTGGGGCTGGCGATTGCGCTGGCCTGCCTGCCGCCGTTGCTGGCAGGCGGGGACTGGAGCTTTTGGGTCTATAATGCGCTGGTGCTGCTGGTGATTGCCTGCCCCTGTGCCCTGGTGATTTCCACCCCGGTGTCGATTGTGGCGGCCCTCGCCGCGGCGGCCCGTGCCGGTGTGCTGATCAAAGGCGGCGCCTATATCGAGGCCCCGGGAAAGCTGCAGGCCATTGCGCTGGATAAGACCGGCACTTTGACTGAGGGCCGCCCCGAAGTTGCCGGGCTGTACCCGATTGGCGGCATCAGCCAAACCAAGCTGTTGCAGGCGGCGGCTGCGCTGGAGGCGCGGGCTTCGCATCCGCTGGCGCTGGCCATCCTGGCAGAGGCAACACGTCAGGATCTGGCCTTTGTGGCCGCCACTGACAGCCGCACCGTACCGGGGCGCGGGGTGGAGGGCCGACAGGGAGATCAAGCGATCTGGCTTGGCTCCCCCCGGTTTGCGACGGAAAAGGGCTTTGCCTCTACTCTGCCCGCCGCCCAGATGGCCGAGATCGAAGCCGAGGGGGCCACGCTTGTGGTGGTGGGGGATGCCAGTGGGCCTATGGGGCTGATTGCCCTGCGTGACCGGCTGCGCGCAGGGGCGCGAGAAACCATCGCTGCGCTGCACGATCTGGGGGTCAAACAGGTGGTGATGCTCACCGGGGACAATGCGGCAGCCGCCGGGGCCGTCGCGCAAGCCACAGGGATAGATGTGGTGCATGCCGGGTTGCTGCCCGCAGACAAGCTTGCCGAGGTCGAGCGGCTCACCGAGCGCTATGATATGGTGGCGATGATGGGGGACGGGGTCAATGATGCCCCGGCGATGGCGCGGGCGCATTTTGCCGTGGCGATGGGGGCCGTGGGCTCGGATGCGGCGATTGAGACCGCAGATATCGCCCTGATGAGCGATGACATCAGCCGCTTGCCCTGGTTGATCGCCCATTCGCGCCGAACCATGGCGGTGATCCATCAGAACATCGGGCTTTCGCTGGTGACCAAACTGGGGTTTGCCCTGGCAACCGCCTTTGGCATGGCGTCAATGTGGGGCGCAATTGCGGCCGACGTGGGGGTTTCATTGCTGGTGGTGGGCAATGCGCTGCGGCTGTTGAAAGGAAAGGCGGTTTGA
- a CDS encoding hybrid sensor histidine kinase/response regulator — protein MTIQGTSGQEKLGSGSLAQHHVRYSEDGLFLRYVRGQMRVFWPRLAFIALVSLALAGLASPMAGLAGMLIAGTAEVIDGTFMRYAYRRLKAGAPSRGLRRISAVTGLLQGIGIFLGAATPYWVGTLFDGASLAEIDPLFAMSVLAGAAINAGLLMPYNVPATVARLSVYTLAPYVLMFSGDAVLDQMEFQLRLGGLVILDGTLLWYLHFVTRSFARTRSILLTQALQQQELEGAYERLLEQQVEAKRLALVARHANDSVLLIDQNNKVQWANEAFTRLTGYSFDEIQGREPGDLLNHPDTNPEALEQILEGRRTAQPIRMEILNRHKDGQDIWLETNQVPIRDGPGGKMSYIAIERDITVAKHNAQQLEEARQAAEEGGRAKSDFLATMSHEIRTPMNGVIGMAQLLEETDLDTDQKLYTNTILSSARTLLALINDILDLSKLDAGQITINPCDFDLHQCFDETIRLLRTQAETKGLVLDVERDADLPRYLHGDDHRLRQILNNLVGNAIKFTEKGRVKVTVESEPAIGGGVMLNCAIIDTGIGIPKEMLTGIFERFSQADAAISRRFGGSGLGLAISRRLAEAMNGRITVTSEIDSGSCFTLSLPFALANPADMSVVPAPEGTGHHDGLSGVRVLVAEDNRVNRLLIQKFLKKTALELEFAHDGSEAVDKAKSFKPDIILMDVSMPVMDGLEATRIIRSWGQPQPAIIALTANAFDTDREDCLAAGMNEFVTKPISRSQLLDVLATFSEIQRVQLTG, from the coding sequence ATGACAATCCAAGGAACGTCTGGGCAAGAAAAGCTAGGTAGCGGTTCTCTTGCCCAACACCATGTCCGGTATAGCGAGGACGGGCTGTTCCTGCGCTATGTGCGTGGCCAGATGAGGGTGTTTTGGCCGCGCCTGGCCTTTATTGCTCTGGTGTCTCTGGCGCTGGCGGGGCTTGCCTCGCCGATGGCTGGGTTGGCAGGCATGTTGATCGCCGGTACCGCCGAGGTGATAGATGGCACATTTATGCGCTATGCCTATCGCAGGCTAAAGGCAGGGGCTCCCAGTCGGGGATTGCGTCGCATCAGCGCGGTGACTGGCCTGCTGCAGGGCATTGGCATATTTCTCGGCGCGGCGACCCCCTATTGGGTGGGGACACTGTTTGACGGGGCCAGCCTGGCTGAAATAGATCCGCTTTTTGCAATGAGCGTTTTGGCGGGGGCGGCGATAAATGCGGGTTTGCTCATGCCCTACAATGTGCCGGCAACGGTGGCCCGTCTGAGTGTCTATACTCTGGCGCCCTATGTTTTGATGTTCAGTGGTGACGCCGTTCTTGACCAAATGGAATTTCAACTGCGTCTCGGAGGATTGGTGATCCTTGATGGGACGCTGCTTTGGTATTTGCATTTTGTCACCCGCAGTTTCGCCCGCACACGCAGTATCTTGTTGACCCAGGCTTTGCAGCAGCAGGAACTGGAGGGGGCATATGAGCGCTTGTTGGAACAACAGGTTGAAGCCAAACGACTGGCCTTGGTGGCGCGACATGCCAACGACAGTGTTCTTCTCATCGACCAGAACAACAAGGTACAATGGGCAAACGAGGCCTTTACCCGGCTGACGGGATATAGCTTTGATGAAATTCAGGGCCGAGAGCCCGGGGACCTGTTGAACCACCCAGACACAAACCCGGAGGCTCTCGAGCAAATTCTGGAGGGGCGGCGGACTGCGCAGCCCATTAGGATGGAGATCCTGAACCGGCACAAGGATGGGCAGGACATCTGGCTGGAGACCAACCAGGTTCCGATACGCGATGGCCCCGGGGGGAAGATGTCCTACATTGCCATCGAACGCGACATAACGGTGGCCAAACATAATGCGCAGCAACTCGAAGAAGCCCGTCAGGCAGCCGAAGAAGGAGGCCGCGCCAAATCGGATTTCCTGGCCACGATGAGCCACGAAATTCGCACCCCGATGAATGGCGTCATCGGTATGGCACAGCTGTTGGAAGAAACGGATCTGGATACCGATCAAAAGCTCTATACCAACACGATTCTCAGCTCAGCCAGAACCTTGTTGGCGTTGATCAACGACATTCTGGATCTGTCAAAGCTGGATGCTGGTCAGATTACGATAAACCCCTGTGATTTTGACCTGCACCAGTGTTTTGACGAGACAATCCGACTGCTGCGTACCCAGGCCGAAACCAAGGGGCTGGTCCTGGATGTCGAGCGCGATGCGGATTTGCCCCGCTACCTGCATGGCGACGATCACCGGCTGCGCCAAATTCTGAACAACCTGGTTGGGAATGCGATCAAGTTCACTGAAAAGGGCAGGGTCAAGGTGACGGTGGAGTCCGAGCCTGCAATCGGCGGTGGGGTGATGCTGAATTGTGCAATCATTGACACCGGCATTGGCATCCCAAAGGAAATGCTCACCGGCATTTTTGAACGGTTCTCGCAGGCGGACGCGGCCATCAGCCGTCGTTTCGGCGGCTCCGGGCTTGGGTTGGCGATTTCCAGGCGCTTGGCCGAGGCCATGAACGGGCGCATTACCGTAACGTCGGAAATCGACTCGGGGTCTTGTTTCACCCTTAGCCTGCCTTTTGCCTTGGCCAACCCTGCTGACATGAGTGTTGTGCCAGCCCCTGAGGGGACGGGGCACCACGACGGGCTGTCGGGGGTGCGGGTGCTGGTGGCCGAGGACAACCGGGTCAATCGACTGTTGATCCAGAAATTCCTGAAAAAGACAGCTCTGGAGCTGGAATTTGCCCATGATGGTTCCGAGGCGGTAGACAAGGCAAAATCATTCAAGCCGGATATCATCTTGATGGATGTCAGCATGCCGGTCATGGACGGGTTGGAGGCGACGCGGATCATCCGTTCCTGGGGACAGCCGCAGCCGGCGATCATCGCCCTGACCGCAAATGCATTTGATACCGATCGCGAGGACTGTCTGGCGGCTGGCATGAATGAATTTGTCACCAAGCCGATTTCCAGAAGCCAGCTTTTGGATGTTCTGGCCACTTTTTCCGAGATCCAGCGGGTGCAACTGACAGGATGA
- a CDS encoding MerR family transcriptional regulator: MLTIGTLAKRTGTKVQTIRYYETIGLMPEPERTEGGQRRYGQADLDRLGFVRHGRQLGFSLEAIRELLDLADNPAQSCADADSIAQRQLKQVEDRIARLQALQIELKRMIGDCGHHSVAQCRVLEVLRDHTECLTDHDHTGRDHTGRDPRGHDPIGS; encoded by the coding sequence ATGTTGACCATTGGAACCCTGGCAAAACGCACCGGCACCAAGGTGCAGACCATTCGCTACTATGAGACCATCGGCCTGATGCCAGAGCCCGAGCGCACCGAGGGCGGGCAGCGGCGCTATGGCCAGGCAGATCTGGACCGGTTGGGGTTTGTCCGCCATGGGCGGCAATTGGGATTTTCGCTGGAGGCCATACGGGAGTTGCTGGATCTGGCGGACAATCCGGCGCAGTCCTGTGCCGATGCGGATTCCATTGCCCAGCGACAGTTGAAACAGGTGGAGGACCGCATCGCCAGGCTGCAGGCGCTGCAGATCGAGCTGAAGCGGATGATTGGCGACTGTGGCCACCATTCGGTGGCGCAATGCCGGGTGCTGGAGGTGCTGCGGGACCATACAGAGTGCCTGACAGATCATGATCACACTGGCCGCGATCACACTGGTCGCGATCCCAGAGGTCACGATCCCATTGGCAGCTGA
- the pncB gene encoding nicotinate phosphoribosyltransferase, translated as MDIATRVYNHKWKIDPIIRSLIDTDFYKLLMCQSVFRNKPETEVTFSLINRTTSVPLARLIDEGELREQLDHIRSLSLSRGESTWLRGNTFYGKRQMFRSDFMEWFENLRLPAYHLERIGDQYELTFEGKWHEVMLWEISALAVLMELRSRAVLNDMGRFELQVLYARAMTRVWEKIERLRDIDGLSIADFGTRRRHGFLWQDWCVQAMREGLGSKFTGTSNCLIAMRREVEAIGTNAHELPMVYSALAADDAALARAPYDVLSDWHEEHDGNLRIILPDTYGTQGFLDHAPDWLAGWTGIRIDSGDPAAGAEVAIKWWQERGEDPLQKRVIFSDGLDVDKIAELHHQFAGRTKISFGWGTLLTNDFRGLVPADALAPFSLVCKAVSANGRPTVKLSDNPEKAMGPADEIARYKRVFEVGAQDRQEVIV; from the coding sequence GTGGATATCGCAACCCGAGTCTACAATCACAAATGGAAGATCGATCCGATCATCCGGTCGCTGATTGATACGGACTTTTACAAACTGCTGATGTGCCAATCAGTCTTCCGCAACAAGCCGGAGACCGAGGTCACATTCTCGCTGATCAATCGGACGACATCGGTGCCGCTGGCCCGGCTGATCGACGAGGGAGAGCTGCGTGAGCAGCTGGATCATATCCGCTCTTTGTCGCTGTCGCGTGGCGAAAGCACCTGGCTGCGCGGCAATACCTTTTATGGCAAACGCCAGATGTTCCGTTCGGACTTTATGGAATGGTTCGAAAACCTGCGCCTGCCGGCCTATCATCTGGAACGCATCGGCGATCAGTATGAGCTGACCTTTGAAGGCAAATGGCACGAGGTCATGCTCTGGGAGATTTCTGCCCTGGCGGTGCTGATGGAGCTGCGCTCGCGGGCGGTGCTGAACGACATGGGCCGGTTTGAATTGCAGGTGCTTTATGCCCGCGCCATGACGCGGGTCTGGGAAAAAATCGAGCGCCTGCGCGATATCGACGGGCTGAGCATTGCGGATTTTGGCACCCGCCGCCGCCACGGGTTCCTCTGGCAGGACTGGTGCGTGCAGGCGATGCGCGAAGGGCTGGGAAGCAAATTCACCGGCACCTCGAACTGTCTGATCGCCATGCGGCGCGAGGTCGAGGCGATTGGCACCAATGCCCATGAGCTGCCGATGGTCTATTCCGCCCTGGCGGCGGATGATGCGGCCTTGGCCCGGGCACCTTATGATGTGCTGTCGGATTGGCATGAGGAACATGACGGCAATCTTCGCATCATCCTGCCCGACACCTACGGCACCCAGGGCTTTCTGGACCATGCGCCGGACTGGCTGGCAGGCTGGACCGGGATTCGCATCGACAGCGGCGACCCGGCTGCCGGGGCCGAGGTGGCAATCAAATGGTGGCAGGAGCGCGGCGAAGATCCGCTGCAAAAACGGGTGATATTCTCGGATGGTCTGGATGTTGATAAAATTGCCGAGCTGCACCACCAGTTTGCTGGTCGGACCAAGATTTCCTTTGGTTGGGGCACCTTGCTGACCAATGATTTTCGCGGGCTTGTACCGGCGGATGCCTTGGCGCCTTTCTCGCTGGTATGCAAGGCGGTGTCTGCCAATGGCCGGCCCACAGTGAAACTGTCGGATAACCCGGAAAAGGCCATGGGCCCGGCGGATGAAATCGCCCGCTACAAACGTGTTTTTGAGGTTGGCGCACAAGACCGCCAGGAAGTGATCGTCTGA
- the gcvP gene encoding aminomethyl-transferring glycine dehydrogenase, with product MAFKLTDYEAYDFANRRHIGPSPTEMAEMLKVIGFKTLDELIDATVPAAIRQQEPLDWGPAMTERDALYHMKEVAGRNKVLTSLIGQGYYGTSTPAPILRNILENPAWYTAYTPYQPEISQGRLEALLNYQTMVSDLTGMDIANASLLDEATAAAEAMAMAHRGSRSKANNAAFFVDQNCHAQTIAVIQTRAAPLGIEVVVADPDELEAGAVFGAIFQYPGTYGHVRDFTDEIAALHDHKGIAVVAADILSLALLKSPGEMGADIAIGSTQRFGVPMGYGGPHAAYMATTDKLKRAMPGRIIGVSIDSRGNKAYRLALQTREQHIRREKANSNVCTAQALLAVMASMYAVYHGPDGIKAIAQSVHRKTSRLAAGLEEHGFRVEPEVFFDTITVEVGPLQQTVMEAAVARGINLRKVGETKVGISLDEQTRKETIEAVWGAFGIDREDDSSNKQYRLPDYALRESAYLTHPIFHKNRAEAEITRYMRRLADRDLALDRSMIPLGSCTMKLNATVEMTPVTWPEFGNLHPFCPKDQAMGYHAMIEDLNDKLCQITGYDAISQQPNSGAQGEYAGLLTIRNYHAARGEAHRNVCLIPTSAHGTNPASAQMVGYKVVPVVADDKGNIDVADFRAKAEKHSDQLAACMITYPSTHGVFEDTVQEVCQITHDHGGQVYIDGANMNAMVGLAQPGKIGGDVSHLNLHKTFCIPHGGGGPGMGPIGVKSHLTEYLPGHPEYGSAVGPVSAAPFGSPSILPVSWAYVLLMGGAGLTQATKVAILNANYIAARLKDAYGILYTSATGRVAHECILDTRPLNDEGGVSVDDVAKRLIDSGFHAPTMSWPVAGTLMVEPTESEPKDELDRFCDAMLSIRAEAQDVIDGKIDPQNNPLKNAPHTVRDLVGDWDRPYSREAACFPPGSLGVDKYWSPVNRVDNAYGDRNLICTCPPMSDYDESGDS from the coding sequence ATGGCCTTTAAACTGACCGACTATGAAGCCTATGATTTTGCCAACCGGCGCCACATTGGCCCCTCGCCGACCGAGATGGCCGAGATGCTCAAGGTGATTGGTTTCAAAACCCTTGATGAGCTGATCGACGCCACTGTGCCCGCCGCCATCCGTCAGCAGGAACCGCTCGACTGGGGCCCGGCGATGACCGAGCGCGACGCGCTCTATCACATGAAAGAAGTCGCAGGTCGGAACAAGGTGCTGACCTCGCTGATCGGTCAGGGCTATTATGGCACCTCGACCCCGGCGCCGATCCTGCGCAACATTCTGGAAAACCCCGCCTGGTACACCGCCTATACGCCCTACCAGCCGGAAATTTCCCAGGGCCGCCTTGAGGCACTGTTGAACTATCAGACCATGGTCAGCGATCTGACAGGGATGGATATCGCCAATGCCTCGCTGCTGGACGAGGCCACAGCGGCAGCCGAGGCCATGGCCATGGCGCATCGTGGCTCCCGTTCGAAGGCCAATAACGCCGCCTTCTTTGTCGATCAGAACTGCCACGCGCAGACCATCGCGGTGATCCAGACCCGCGCCGCGCCTCTGGGGATCGAGGTCGTGGTTGCCGACCCGGATGAGCTGGAGGCCGGTGCAGTCTTTGGCGCGATCTTCCAGTATCCCGGCACCTATGGCCATGTGCGCGATTTTACCGATGAAATTGCTGCCCTGCATGACCACAAGGGCATCGCCGTTGTCGCCGCCGACATCCTGTCGCTGGCGCTGCTGAAATCCCCCGGTGAAATGGGCGCAGATATCGCCATCGGCTCGACCCAGCGCTTTGGCGTGCCCATGGGATATGGCGGTCCCCACGCGGCCTATATGGCCACCACGGATAAGCTCAAGCGCGCCATGCCGGGCCGTATCATTGGTGTCTCCATCGACAGCCGTGGCAACAAGGCCTACCGCCTGGCGCTGCAAACCCGCGAGCAGCACATCCGCCGTGAAAAGGCCAATTCCAACGTCTGCACCGCACAGGCGCTGCTGGCGGTCATGGCTTCTATGTATGCGGTTTATCACGGCCCGGATGGCATCAAGGCGATTGCCCAATCGGTGCACCGCAAGACCTCGCGTCTGGCCGCCGGTCTGGAAGAACACGGGTTTCGTGTTGAACCGGAAGTCTTCTTTGACACCATCACTGTTGAGGTCGGCCCGCTGCAGCAGACAGTCATGGAGGCAGCCGTTGCCCGTGGCATCAACCTGCGCAAAGTTGGCGAAACCAAGGTTGGCATCAGCCTGGATGAGCAGACCCGCAAGGAAACCATCGAGGCGGTCTGGGGGGCCTTTGGCATCGACCGCGAGGATGACAGTTCGAACAAACAGTATCGGCTGCCGGATTATGCACTGCGCGAAAGCGCCTATCTGACCCACCCGATCTTTCACAAGAACCGGGCCGAGGCAGAGATCACCCGCTACATGCGCCGTCTGGCGGACCGCGATCTGGCGCTGGATCGTTCGATGATCCCGCTGGGCTCTTGCACAATGAAGCTGAACGCCACGGTTGAGATGACCCCGGTCACCTGGCCCGAGTTTGGCAACCTGCATCCCTTCTGCCCCAAAGATCAGGCGATGGGCTATCATGCGATGATCGAGGATCTGAACGACAAGCTCTGCCAGATCACCGGCTATGATGCAATTTCCCAGCAGCCCAATTCGGGCGCTCAGGGGGAATATGCCGGGCTGCTGACCATCCGCAATTACCATGCCGCACGGGGAGAGGCGCATCGCAACGTCTGCCTGATCCCGACCTCGGCGCATGGCACCAATCCGGCTTCGGCGCAGATGGTGGGCTACAAGGTGGTGCCGGTTGTGGCTGATGATAAGGGCAACATTGATGTGGCTGATTTCCGCGCCAAGGCGGAAAAGCACAGCGACCAGCTGGCGGCCTGCATGATCACCTATCCCTCCACCCACGGCGTATTTGAGGACACCGTGCAGGAGGTCTGCCAGATCACCCATGATCACGGCGGTCAGGTCTATATTGATGGCGCCAATATGAACGCCATGGTTGGGCTGGCCCAGCCCGGCAAGATTGGTGGCGATGTCAGCCACCTGAACCTGCACAAGACCTTTTGCATTCCCCATGGTGGCGGTGGTCCCGGCATGGGTCCCATCGGCGTCAAGTCCCATCTGACCGAATATCTGCCCGGTCACCCCGAGTATGGCTCTGCCGTTGGTCCGGTCTCGGCGGCGCCCTTTGGCTCACCCTCGATCCTGCCGGTGTCCTGGGCCTATGTCCTGCTGATGGGCGGCGCGGGTCTGACCCAGGCGACCAAGGTGGCCATCCTCAACGCCAATTACATCGCGGCCCGGCTCAAGGACGCCTATGGCATCCTCTATACCTCTGCGACGGGGCGGGTGGCGCATGAATGCATTCTGGACACCCGTCCGTTGAATGACGAGGGCGGCGTCAGCGTGGATGACGTGGCCAAACGTCTGATCGACTCGGGCTTTCACGCCCCCACCATGAGCTGGCCTGTGGCGGGAACCCTGATGGTGGAGCCCACCGAGTCCGAGCCCAAGGATGAGCTGGACCGGTTCTGCGACGCCATGTTGTCGATCCGGGCTGAGGCGCAGGATGTGATCGACGGCAAAATCGACCCGCAAAACAACCCGCTGAAAAACGCACCTCACACGGTGCGCGATCTGGTGGGGGACTGGGATCGTCCCTACAGCCGCGAAGCCGCCTGTTTCCCTCCGGGGTCGCTGGGGGTCGACAAATACTGGTCGCCGGTAAACCGGGTGGATAACGCCTATGGGGATCGCAACCTGATCTGCACCTGCCCACCGATGTCGGACTACGACGAAAGTGGCGACAGCTGA
- the pncA gene encoding bifunctional nicotinamidase/pyrazinamidase, whose translation MTQALIVIDVQNDFCPGGALAVPGGDEVVAPINALMADFETVILTQDWHPAGHSSFASSHPGLSPFESVEMSYGAQVLWPDHCVQGSAGAAFHPDLDVSGDLIIRKGFRPLIDSYSGFFENDQKTPTGLEGYLRSRGVSELTFVGLATDFCVAFSALDAANLGFDVRVDLTACRGIDLEGSLEKSLVEMRAAGVQLQQG comes from the coding sequence ATGACGCAGGCCCTGATCGTAATTGATGTCCAGAACGATTTCTGTCCAGGTGGCGCGCTTGCGGTGCCCGGCGGCGATGAGGTGGTCGCGCCGATCAATGCTTTGATGGCGGATTTTGAGACCGTGATCCTGACCCAGGACTGGCACCCGGCGGGACATTCCTCCTTTGCCAGCTCGCACCCAGGCCTGTCGCCGTTTGAGAGCGTCGAGATGAGCTATGGAGCCCAGGTTTTATGGCCGGATCACTGCGTTCAGGGGAGCGCCGGAGCCGCGTTCCACCCGGATCTGGATGTGAGTGGCGATCTGATCATTCGCAAGGGCTTTCGGCCATTGATCGACAGCTATTCAGGGTTCTTTGAGAATGACCAAAAAACCCCAACCGGGCTGGAGGGATATCTGCGCTCGCGCGGGGTGTCGGAGTTGACCTTTGTTGGGCTGGCCACCGATTTTTGCGTTGCTTTTTCGGCCCTGGATGCCGCCAATCTGGGCTTTGACGTCCGGGTCGACCTCACCGCCTGCCGGGGCATAGATCTGGAGGGGTCGCTGGAGAAATCTCTGGTAGAGATGCGGGCGGCCGGGGTGCAGCTACAACAGGGCTGA
- the trhO gene encoding oxygen-dependent tRNA uridine(34) hydroxylase TrhO, translating to MYKIAALYHFTRFTDPAALKPALLELCLHHAVTGSLLLAQEGINGTIAGPEAGIEAVLSHIKTLPGCADLVWKEAFSDHPPFGKIKVRLKKEIVTMGQPDVDPKASVGHYVEPEDWNDLIRAEDVAVIDTRNDYEVQIGTFEGAIDPETASFSEFPAWWQANKERFHNKRVAMFCTGGIRCEKSTNYLLSQGVEDVYHLKGGILRYLEETPPEDSSWQGECFVFDNRVSVGHGLVEGPHELCHGCRRPILPKDKTLPSFEMGVSCHQCIDETSEADKARFRERQKQMRLARERGEAHHGGREV from the coding sequence ATGTATAAAATCGCTGCCCTCTATCACTTCACCCGTTTCACCGATCCCGCCGCTCTCAAACCGGCGCTGCTGGAGCTTTGTCTGCACCATGCGGTGACGGGCTCCTTGTTGCTGGCTCAGGAGGGGATCAATGGCACCATTGCAGGCCCCGAAGCCGGGATCGAAGCGGTGCTCAGCCATATCAAAACGCTGCCGGGCTGTGCAGACCTCGTCTGGAAAGAGGCCTTTAGCGACCACCCGCCCTTTGGCAAGATCAAGGTCCGCTTGAAAAAAGAGATCGTCACCATGGGGCAGCCCGATGTCGATCCCAAAGCCAGTGTAGGTCACTATGTTGAGCCCGAAGACTGGAATGACCTGATCCGCGCCGAAGATGTTGCCGTCATCGACACCCGCAACGACTATGAAGTGCAGATTGGCACTTTTGAGGGTGCCATCGACCCAGAAACCGCCAGTTTTAGCGAATTCCCCGCCTGGTGGCAGGCCAACAAGGAACGGTTCCACAACAAGCGCGTGGCGATGTTCTGCACCGGCGGCATTCGCTGCGAGAAATCAACAAACTACCTACTGAGCCAAGGGGTTGAGGATGTCTACCATCTGAAAGGTGGCATCCTGCGCTATCTTGAAGAAACACCCCCCGAAGACAGCAGCTGGCAGGGCGAATGTTTTGTCTTTGACAACCGGGTATCGGTCGGCCACGGCTTGGTCGAAGGCCCACATGAGCTGTGCCACGGCTGTCGCCGCCCCATTCTGCCCAAAGACAAGACACTGCCATCTTTTGAAATGGGGGTTTCGTGCCACCAGTGCATTGATGAGACCTCCGAGGCTGACAAGGCGCGGTTCCGCGAGCGGCAAAAGCAGATGCGGCTCGCCCGGGAACGCGGGGAAGCGCATCACGGTGGGCGCGAAGTTTAG